A part of Blastopirellula marina genomic DNA contains:
- a CDS encoding diguanylate cyclase domain-containing protein — protein MAELLTFVLGDVFGILTLMVGIVVGFFIGRAWASFTSRRQESQLELEVKENEDGKSTVYREQLAGMIQFTNHFSGDLTKHIELLESLGQQLNHPADDSTKDVEEQSTKAVELVAEIAAANHRLKRRLESAEANLKTQAQELEESLSEARTDVLTRLLNRRAFDEEQNRRWAHWQRKEQPYSVMILDIDHFKQVNDKYGHDAGDKVLKETASRLMSVMRETDYLARIGGEEMAILLPEGDWDSIAPVACKVLDVVRCLPIIYGECEIYVTVSCGLMSVEHANSIASLMKGADEALYAAKSNGRNCGYINDGATLIPINDLAARRSEKLEEVPREQSKKPASDSPETNTNLPASGIDLVANELRNRLFQVSQKT, from the coding sequence ATGGCTGAGCTTTTGACCTTCGTCCTCGGGGACGTCTTCGGAATCCTTACACTAATGGTTGGGATTGTGGTCGGCTTTTTTATAGGCCGAGCTTGGGCCTCGTTCACCTCACGCCGACAAGAATCCCAACTGGAATTAGAAGTTAAAGAAAACGAAGACGGTAAATCGACCGTTTATCGCGAACAGTTGGCTGGCATGATTCAGTTCACCAACCATTTCTCCGGCGACTTAACCAAGCATATCGAATTACTAGAAAGCTTGGGGCAGCAATTAAACCACCCGGCAGACGATTCGACTAAGGATGTCGAGGAGCAATCGACCAAAGCGGTGGAATTGGTCGCCGAGATTGCTGCGGCCAATCATCGTCTCAAGCGACGTTTAGAATCAGCGGAAGCAAACCTGAAAACACAAGCTCAAGAATTAGAAGAGTCCCTCTCTGAGGCACGCACCGATGTCTTGACCCGCTTGCTGAATCGTCGTGCGTTCGATGAAGAACAGAACCGCCGCTGGGCTCACTGGCAGCGCAAAGAGCAGCCATATAGCGTGATGATTCTCGATATCGATCACTTCAAGCAAGTCAACGATAAGTACGGTCATGACGCTGGCGACAAAGTGCTCAAGGAAACGGCGAGTCGTCTGATGAGCGTGATGCGCGAGACGGATTACCTGGCACGTATTGGTGGCGAGGAAATGGCAATTCTGCTTCCCGAAGGAGATTGGGATTCGATTGCCCCAGTGGCTTGCAAGGTGCTGGACGTTGTTCGCTGTTTGCCGATCATTTATGGTGAATGCGAAATCTATGTCACGGTGAGCTGTGGCCTGATGTCGGTCGAACATGCCAATTCGATTGCCTCGCTGATGAAAGGGGCTGACGAAGCCTTGTACGCCGCGAAGTCGAACGGACGAAACTGTGGTTACATCAACGATGGGGCCACGTTAATACCGATCAATGATCTTGCCGCACGGCGATCAGAAAAGCTCGAAGAAGTTCCGCGGGAGCAATCGAAGAAGCCCGCTTCTGATTCGCCAGAAACGAACACCAATCTACCGGCCAGTGGGATCGATCTGGTCGCCAACGAACTAAGAAATCGCCTGTTTCAGGTATCGCAAAAAACCTAA
- a CDS encoding putative sugar nucleotidyl transferase, which translates to MNCIIFEDRAVSQLYPIVLGRPAYGIMCGSYRLAELAVRHFGACRGIVRHHLTALQRQYFPELHETQLAADQPTLILNASLVPSVSNLQQVVAWAAEKQPGKIVHEDRLVAALLSPEARIPSQKATYDEFVSFAYNLLQSDELSAHALKLDLFTYSHDVVHYNEAIINQNLEARLKSGNYQEVRDGLFVRGEVRLGENLVVDATSGPILIEEGTSVGPFCFLRGPAYLGPNVKVIEHSAIKDAVSLGHTTKIGGEVEATVIEPYSNKQHHGFLGHSYLGSWINLGAGTSNSDLKNTYGTVNMEYPTGRVATKMQFVGSIFGDYSKTAINTGIFTGKTIGVCSMLYGFVTTNVPSFVNYARLFGQVTELPPDVMISTQQRMFARRNVPQTECDIQLIHNMYLLTQEERQLTGEPLVF; encoded by the coding sequence ATGAACTGCATCATTTTCGAGGATCGAGCCGTATCGCAACTCTATCCGATCGTCCTGGGACGACCGGCATACGGGATCATGTGCGGTAGTTATCGACTCGCCGAGTTGGCGGTCCGCCATTTTGGTGCCTGCCGGGGGATCGTTCGTCACCACCTTACCGCCTTGCAGCGACAATACTTCCCAGAACTCCACGAAACGCAGCTCGCCGCCGATCAGCCCACGTTGATCCTGAATGCCAGCCTGGTTCCCAGCGTTTCCAATCTTCAGCAAGTCGTCGCTTGGGCAGCAGAGAAACAACCGGGGAAGATTGTTCACGAAGACCGCCTCGTCGCCGCGCTGCTAAGCCCTGAGGCTCGCATCCCTTCGCAAAAGGCGACCTACGACGAGTTCGTAAGCTTCGCCTACAATCTTCTGCAGTCGGATGAATTGTCGGCGCACGCGCTGAAGCTTGACCTGTTCACCTATTCGCACGATGTGGTCCATTACAACGAAGCAATCATCAACCAGAACCTCGAGGCCCGACTCAAGTCCGGTAACTACCAGGAAGTTCGTGACGGACTGTTCGTCCGTGGCGAAGTACGCCTGGGCGAAAACCTGGTCGTCGATGCCACCAGCGGGCCCATCTTGATCGAAGAGGGTACCTCGGTTGGCCCCTTTTGCTTCCTTCGTGGGCCTGCCTATCTGGGGCCAAATGTGAAGGTGATCGAGCATTCCGCGATTAAAGATGCCGTTTCGCTGGGCCACACCACGAAAATTGGTGGCGAAGTCGAAGCGACCGTCATCGAGCCTTACTCCAATAAGCAGCACCACGGATTTCTCGGGCACAGCTACTTGGGAAGCTGGATTAACCTGGGCGCGGGGACCTCGAACAGCGATTTGAAAAACACGTACGGCACGGTGAATATGGAGTATCCCACCGGTCGCGTCGCCACGAAGATGCAATTCGTCGGCTCGATTTTCGGGGACTACTCAAAGACAGCGATCAATACCGGTATATTTACGGGGAAGACGATCGGTGTCTGTAGCATGCTGTACGGTTTCGTCACCACCAATGTCCCCAGTTTCGTAAACTATGCCCGACTATTCGGCCAGGTTACCGAGCTGCCGCCGGACGTGATGATTTCGACTCAGCAGCGGATGTTCGCTCGCCGAAATGTTCCTCAGACCGAATGCGACATTCAACTGATTCACAATATGTATCTTCTCACCCAGGAAGAACGTCAACTGACGGGTGAGCCCCTCGTATTTTAG
- the metF gene encoding methylenetetrahydrofolate reductase [NAD(P)H], with product MLSDFYQPGQLPVSFELYPPKTDKGMQSLMLQVEQLIKFNPAYITCTYGAGGSTRGRTLDIVESVKSSFAVPVAAHLTVVGSSVDDLRSFLTEAKERGVDYIVALRGDPPHGETSFTPNPDGLRYANELVDLINSEFNNFGVLVAGYPETHREAISPQSDLDNLKRKVDAGAQVIVSQLFFRNSDFYAWRERCDKAGINVPIVPGIFPVQSLAQISKIANLCGALVPAELSDKLNEKPDDSKWQAQVGTEYAAQQVIDLVDNTVPGFHFYVLNQAEATGQILAQLKDHLDGKRNGDPVNSR from the coding sequence ATGCTTTCCGACTTTTACCAACCTGGTCAACTGCCGGTCTCGTTTGAACTGTATCCCCCTAAGACCGACAAGGGAATGCAATCGCTGATGCTGCAAGTCGAGCAGCTCATCAAGTTCAATCCGGCCTACATTACCTGCACGTACGGAGCCGGTGGTTCGACCCGCGGCCGAACGCTCGATATCGTTGAGTCGGTCAAATCGAGCTTCGCGGTCCCCGTTGCCGCCCACCTGACGGTGGTCGGTTCGAGCGTGGACGACCTTCGTTCGTTTCTGACCGAAGCTAAAGAGCGTGGTGTCGATTACATCGTGGCCCTGCGCGGCGACCCGCCTCACGGCGAGACCTCGTTCACACCGAATCCCGATGGACTTCGTTACGCGAACGAGTTGGTCGACCTGATCAATTCCGAATTCAACAACTTCGGCGTGCTGGTCGCCGGCTATCCGGAAACCCATCGCGAAGCGATCAGCCCGCAGTCCGACCTCGACAATCTGAAACGCAAGGTCGATGCCGGTGCTCAGGTGATTGTCTCGCAGCTGTTCTTCCGCAACTCCGATTTTTACGCCTGGCGTGAACGGTGCGACAAGGCAGGCATCAATGTGCCGATCGTTCCTGGGATCTTCCCCGTGCAAAGCCTGGCGCAGATCTCGAAGATCGCTAACTTGTGCGGAGCCTTGGTTCCGGCCGAATTATCCGACAAGCTGAACGAGAAACCGGACGACAGCAAGTGGCAAGCGCAAGTCGGCACCGAATATGCCGCCCAGCAAGTGATCGACCTGGTCGACAACACCGTCCCTGGCTTCCACTTCTACGTTTTGAATCAAGCCGAGGCGACCGGGCAGATCTTGGCCCAGTTGAAAGATCACCTCGACGGCAAGCGTAACGGCGATCCGGTCAACTCGCGTTAG
- a CDS encoding DUF6268 family outer membrane beta-barrel protein — protein sequence MDRHLWSNSRPVRTQLEVPGTAVTTAHWRRTAALGLVLLWVSFAAAQSPDAAYPPSYRFDGPQVDPPSRLPPWGLQEEMILEDELDATAWQLPPVSEPPALPEPAEKRRSRGSGMGGGPFGGSGGPGYGAMWFPPQPVRGQDVNFQLVQQNAAAMGPVWKGDHGIALLSLKVRNSHYFTDAILPDTQRAFPSNLWDVGLGLTYFHKFDGGSTLGIISGFGSESDRPFHSIDEMNVSLVTFLRKPTQNGRDAWMFGAMYSSSGTLNFPIPIIAYEWNPNERFKMNIGLPFSLEWKPRDDWTLNVTYLPLTNGNVLITKDLTERLHLYGGYRSVSDAYFLSDRVKKEERFFSVDQRVLLGLRWDLGEHFVVDFSSGYVFDRRYGEGENQGATWHDEVSVEPGAFIGLDCRLQF from the coding sequence ATGGATAGGCACCTCTGGTCGAATAGTCGGCCAGTTCGGACGCAACTCGAAGTCCCAGGCACGGCGGTGACTACGGCCCACTGGCGGCGAACGGCTGCGCTGGGGCTGGTTCTTCTGTGGGTTAGCTTTGCGGCAGCTCAATCTCCTGACGCTGCCTATCCGCCCTCATATCGCTTCGATGGACCCCAGGTTGATCCTCCCTCGCGACTTCCGCCGTGGGGGCTGCAAGAAGAGATGATTCTGGAAGACGAGCTCGACGCGACCGCTTGGCAGTTGCCTCCGGTGAGCGAGCCCCCTGCTCTGCCCGAGCCGGCGGAGAAGCGACGCTCGCGTGGCAGCGGCATGGGAGGTGGTCCGTTTGGTGGTTCGGGCGGGCCAGGCTATGGAGCGATGTGGTTTCCGCCCCAGCCGGTCCGCGGCCAGGACGTCAACTTTCAACTGGTCCAGCAGAACGCCGCCGCGATGGGGCCAGTTTGGAAAGGGGATCATGGCATCGCGCTCTTGTCGCTGAAAGTAAGAAACTCGCACTACTTCACCGATGCCATTCTGCCGGACACGCAGCGTGCCTTTCCAAGCAACCTGTGGGATGTGGGGCTTGGACTGACCTACTTTCACAAGTTCGACGGCGGCTCGACCCTGGGGATCATCAGCGGCTTTGGCTCGGAAAGTGATCGACCGTTTCATTCGATCGACGAGATGAACGTATCGCTGGTGACGTTTCTCCGCAAGCCAACTCAGAACGGACGCGATGCGTGGATGTTCGGGGCGATGTACTCATCTTCCGGCACACTGAACTTTCCGATCCCGATCATCGCGTACGAATGGAATCCGAATGAGCGTTTCAAAATGAACATTGGCTTGCCGTTCTCGCTGGAATGGAAGCCGCGTGACGATTGGACGCTGAACGTTACCTACTTGCCGCTAACCAACGGCAACGTGCTGATCACCAAAGACCTGACCGAGCGATTGCATTTGTACGGCGGGTATCGCTCGGTTTCGGATGCTTACTTTCTGAGTGATCGGGTGAAGAAGGAGGAACGCTTCTTCTCGGTTGACCAGCGAGTTTTGCTGGGCCTCCGCTGGGATTTAGGAGAGCACTTTGTCGTCGATTTCAGCAGCGGCTACGTCTTCGATCGTCGCTATGGCGAAGGAGAGAATCAGGGAGCGACCTGGCATGACGAAGTATCAGTCGAGCCGGGTGCGTTTATCGGGCTCGACTGCCGTTTGCAGTTCTAG